A stretch of the Candidatus Beckwithbacteria bacterium genome encodes the following:
- the recJ gene encoding single-stranded-DNA-specific exonuclease RecJ, with translation MQSVWQVKSHLKPDTKNRLQAIIDALLKNRGLSSKQDQEVFFQKAKLEDISIEKLAIPKTQITKVLKRLEKALKNKEKIVIYGDYDADGITATAIMWETLHALGFKVMPFLPHREEQGYGLKPDGIDAVIKQLGKPDLLMTVDNGIVAFEGVQHANKLGIDVIITDHHEAHHTSHKYPENKVKTKATYPDALAVIHSIQTAGAGVSFLLAKKIWQHFKGQKPNFLENLLELATIGIIADIIPLLGINRQIVSLGLKLLAKTSRPGLKALMTEAQIDLNADLNTYHVGFIIAPRLNATGRLEHSLNSLRLLCTKDQGKAIRLALDLGSINKTRQGLTKQSLDNALKLFTDKEHLEKLLITDSTTYNPGVIGLIAGKLTEQFHRPAIVMATLDGVAKGSVRSVPGVDIIALLREFEEEFLELGGHPMAAGFSLETDKIATVSHKLQARAEEIIDGKLLVPTLEADLELDFNDLSFDLYHDLEKFAPFGLANSRPVFITRNVQVESLRPVGQQAKHLKLTLHQQSLNSNIDAIYFSAGDWLSNLQQGDTTDIAYQLDLNTWNGNQSLQLIIKDIKKVD, from the coding sequence ATGCAATCAGTGTGGCAGGTCAAATCCCACCTCAAACCAGATACTAAAAATCGTTTGCAAGCCATCATTGATGCATTGCTAAAAAATCGTGGCTTATCGTCAAAACAAGATCAGGAAGTCTTTTTTCAAAAAGCTAAACTGGAAGATATTAGTATTGAAAAATTAGCGATTCCCAAAACCCAAATCACTAAGGTTTTAAAACGCCTAGAAAAAGCTCTAAAAAATAAAGAAAAAATTGTCATCTATGGTGATTATGATGCTGACGGTATTACTGCTACCGCTATCATGTGGGAAACATTGCATGCTTTAGGTTTTAAGGTCATGCCTTTCCTACCCCACCGGGAAGAACAAGGTTATGGTCTCAAACCTGATGGTATTGATGCAGTTATCAAACAGCTGGGCAAACCAGATCTTTTAATGACCGTTGATAATGGTATCGTTGCTTTTGAGGGAGTTCAGCATGCCAATAAGTTGGGCATTGATGTTATTATCACTGATCATCACGAAGCCCACCATACTTCTCATAAATATCCGGAAAATAAGGTTAAAACCAAGGCAACCTATCCAGATGCTTTAGCGGTGATTCACTCAATTCAAACTGCTGGGGCTGGAGTATCTTTTTTGCTAGCTAAAAAAATCTGGCAGCATTTTAAAGGTCAAAAACCAAACTTTCTGGAAAATTTACTAGAGCTAGCTACCATTGGCATCATCGCCGATATCATTCCTTTACTAGGCATCAATCGTCAAATCGTCAGCTTGGGTTTAAAGCTGCTAGCCAAAACATCTAGACCAGGCTTAAAAGCTTTGATGACCGAAGCCCAAATCGATCTCAACGCTGATTTAAATACTTACCATGTCGGTTTTATCATTGCCCCCAGACTTAATGCTACCGGCCGATTAGAGCATAGTCTTAATTCTCTTCGCCTACTCTGCACCAAAGACCAGGGTAAGGCTATTCGTTTAGCTCTTGATTTGGGCAGTATCAATAAAACCAGACAGGGTTTGACTAAACAAAGTTTAGACAATGCTCTAAAACTTTTTACTGACAAAGAACATCTAGAAAAGCTTTTAATTACTGATTCAACTACCTATAATCCCGGGGTGATTGGTCTGATTGCCGGTAAATTAACTGAGCAATTTCACCGCCCTGCTATTGTCATGGCTACTTTGGATGGTGTCGCTAAAGGCTCAGTTCGCTCTGTTCCAGGAGTTGATATTATTGCTCTACTTCGAGAATTTGAGGAGGAATTTTTGGAGTTGGGCGGCCATCCTATGGCAGCTGGTTTTTCTTTGGAAACTGATAAAATTGCCACTGTTTCTCATAAACTACAAGCCAGAGCCGAAGAAATAATTGACGGAAAACTACTCGTCCCTACTTTGGAAGCTGATCTAGAACTAGATTTTAATGATTTAAGTTTTGATCTCTATCACGATTTAGAAAAATTTGCCCCTTTTGGCCTGGCAAATTCCCGACCTGTCTTTATTACCCGCAATGTTCAAGTGGAATCTCTACGACCAGTTGGACAGCAAGCCAAACACTTAAAACTAACTTTACATCAGCAATCTCTAAATTCTAATATTGATGCCATCTACTTTTCCGCTGGCGATTGGCTTAGCAATCTTCAACAAGGTGATACCACTGATATCGCCTACCAACTTGATTTGAATACTTGGAACGGCAATCAATCACTTCAGCTTATTATTAAAGATATAAAAAAAGTTGATTAG
- a CDS encoding HD domain-containing protein: MNLQVPVLVEKVLNYLQEHNFEIYIVGGSVRDVLLDKQVKDWDFTTNAKPEQLQELFPESFYDNGFGTVGVTVEELIAQFSLQNYEFAKEGLELGDVFEITTYRTEGTYSDFRRPDEVAWGETIEDDLKRRDFTINALALSKKNGEFELIDLFGGQEDLKQKQIKAVGDPKLRFSEDALRMLRAVRLAAQLGFLIEANTLSAIKDNAPLLKHISGERIRDELLKMLVAPYFTDGMKLMLATGLLHYVLPEMEETVGVEQAGHHTKDVWHHSLDAAAACPSPDPIIRLATLIHDSGKAKAYRKQNGKITFYGHEVVSGRLAKKIGERLHLSNRDKERLFILVRYHMFAYNPEMTDAAIRRFIRKIGLENINDMMMLRIGDRVGGGSRQTSWRLRELQQRIGQVLYTPMQIKDLKVSGHDVMEILGISGGPKVGEILNILFEEVMENSNKNDRDYLLGRIKEFSNFEEDTSS, from the coding sequence ATGAACCTGCAAGTCCCAGTCCTAGTCGAAAAAGTTTTAAACTACCTCCAAGAGCACAATTTTGAAATTTATATTGTAGGTGGTTCGGTTCGTGATGTCCTTTTGGATAAACAAGTTAAAGATTGGGATTTTACGACCAATGCCAAGCCGGAACAGTTACAAGAGCTTTTCCCAGAGTCGTTTTATGATAATGGTTTTGGCACAGTCGGCGTTACTGTTGAAGAACTCATAGCCCAATTTAGCCTTCAAAATTATGAGTTTGCCAAAGAAGGTTTAGAATTGGGGGATGTTTTTGAAATTACTACTTACCGCACCGAAGGCACGTATTCTGATTTTCGCCGGCCAGACGAAGTGGCTTGGGGCGAAACAATTGAAGATGATTTGAAGCGGCGGGATTTTACTATCAATGCTTTAGCTCTGTCTAAAAAAAATGGTGAGTTTGAACTAATTGATTTGTTTGGTGGCCAAGAGGACTTAAAGCAAAAACAGATCAAAGCAGTTGGTGACCCCAAACTTAGATTTAGCGAAGATGCCTTGCGGATGTTGCGGGCTGTCAGATTAGCTGCTCAACTGGGATTTTTGATTGAGGCAAATACGCTGTCAGCAATTAAAGATAATGCTCCACTACTCAAACATATTTCCGGAGAACGAATTCGCGATGAGCTTTTAAAAATGTTAGTCGCACCTTATTTTACTGACGGGATGAAATTGATGCTCGCAACCGGTCTCCTGCATTATGTTTTGCCGGAAATGGAGGAAACCGTTGGTGTTGAGCAAGCTGGTCATCATACTAAAGATGTCTGGCATCACAGTCTGGACGCAGCTGCAGCTTGCCCTTCACCAGATCCTATTATCCGTTTAGCAACGCTTATTCATGACAGCGGTAAAGCTAAAGCTTACCGCAAGCAAAATGGCAAAATTACGTTTTATGGACATGAAGTAGTAAGCGGGAGACTGGCTAAAAAAATTGGTGAACGCTTACATTTATCTAACCGCGATAAAGAACGATTATTTATCCTAGTTCGTTATCATATGTTTGCCTATAATCCGGAAATGACAGATGCTGCGATTCGTCGTTTTATCCGTAAAATTGGTCTAGAAAATATCAATGACATGATGATGCTTCGGATTGGTGATCGAGTAGGTGGTGGTTCCCGCCAAACTTCCTGGCGCTTACGGGAACTGCAACAACGGATTGGTCAAGTGCTCTATACCCCCATGCAAATAAAAGACCTGAAAGTTTCTGGCCATGATGTGATGGAAATACTGGGAATTTCAGGTGGGCCTAAAGTCGGAGAAATTTTAAATATTTTATTTGAAGAAGTAATGGAAAATAGTAATAAAAATGATCGCGACTATCTATTGGGCCGGATTAAAGAATTTAGTAATTTTGAAGAAGACACCTCTTCTTAA
- the rlmN gene encoding 23S rRNA (adenine(2503)-C(2))-methyltransferase RlmN — MDFQRLQQFLQDTGQPAYRFSQIVSDLVMNQTQRYDDIFTIPKSLREELVKAVPILSVKPIAVQISKNKDTYKALLELNDGKQIETVLMHPTSELWSVCLSCQVGCAMTCAFCATGKMGLTRNLRAEEICDQVLFWKHYLAQHKLSHRISNLVFMGMGEPFANWENVSASIIWLTDPKLYGFGQRHISVSTSGLVPGIKQFADTFSQVNLAISLHAPNDTLRSQLMPINKRYALAELISAMKYYLAKTNRQIFIEYLLLHEVNDSDKQAVELGNLLTDQFGDSKHLIHVNLIVYNQTDTDFKPATKDQAEHFAAILKEFRISASIRKSLGTDIAGACGQLSAKN, encoded by the coding sequence ATGGACTTTCAACGCTTACAGCAATTTTTACAAGACACGGGTCAGCCGGCTTACCGTTTTTCTCAAATCGTTTCTGATCTAGTTATGAATCAGACCCAACGCTATGATGATATTTTTACTATCCCAAAATCACTCAGAGAAGAGTTAGTTAAGGCTGTCCCAATACTTTCAGTTAAACCTATTGCTGTGCAAATTTCGAAGAATAAAGATACGTATAAAGCTTTGCTTGAACTAAACGATGGTAAGCAAATCGAAACTGTCCTAATGCACCCGACTTCAGAACTATGGTCAGTTTGCCTTTCTTGTCAGGTGGGTTGTGCTATGACTTGTGCTTTTTGTGCTACTGGCAAAATGGGCCTAACACGTAATTTAAGAGCTGAAGAAATCTGTGACCAGGTTTTGTTTTGGAAACACTACTTGGCTCAACACAAGCTTTCTCATCGGATTTCTAATCTGGTATTTATGGGAATGGGTGAACCATTTGCCAATTGGGAAAATGTGTCTGCTAGTATCATCTGGTTGACTGATCCAAAACTATATGGTTTTGGGCAAAGACACATATCAGTCTCAACTTCTGGATTGGTCCCGGGGATTAAGCAGTTTGCAGATACTTTTTCTCAAGTCAATCTGGCCATTTCTCTTCATGCTCCCAATGATACGTTGCGTAGTCAGCTAATGCCTATCAATAAACGCTATGCTTTAGCTGAGCTAATTTCGGCCATGAAATACTATTTAGCTAAAACTAACCGCCAGATTTTTATTGAATATTTGCTTTTGCATGAAGTTAATGACAGTGATAAACAAGCTGTAGAATTAGGAAATTTGCTCACGGATCAGTTTGGCGATAGCAAACATCTGATTCATGTCAATCTTATCGTGTATAACCAAACCGATACAGATTTTAAACCAGCTACCAAAGACCAAGCCGAACATTTTGCCGCTATTTTAAAAGAGTTTCGGATTAGTGCTTCAATCAGAAAAAGTTTGGGGACTGACATTGCTGGAGCTTGTGGGCAGTTGAGTGCCAAAAACTAA
- a CDS encoding ATP synthase F0 subunit C, whose product MATDPNSFTFDDFTQGGAKLAGVPFQVTIYAKNSGGTTETGFNGQAYLTDDTGTIAPTVTGNFINGVWTGSVYITSADEDIQMYVDYGSASGTSNQFTVGPDTRIKFITIVSGSNQSGTVYSQLGQSLIAKVTDPFDNPISGVGVNFAITSYPPKSTGQALTSTSATTAATTGRASTALTLGRKDGTYVVTGSITSGASTPVQFYETAIAGPTISLSINPTLAVMPQGSQLPFTVKGYDQYQNEKTLSSVAWSVVNSGGTIDGAGVFTAGATNGNYINTVKATADSRTAYASISVIPEDQGTGSGSGSGSGTGEEGTGSTATPSATPTPTPIEISQVIVDPDFISALSGATIPITATAVDSSGSVVTGVAYSFSISGDLGTLVQQTPNTVLLTASETGIGTVTISATQGNVTKVAKIVGSVGTGMNRRLVIENIASPQKVGEPFTISIAAKNSLNEMVTNYTGPLALADTTGTIDPATASPSASGLWYVQAIIGLASDEVTVTVAGDGMVGVSNIFRVEGEPRMDQVGIGAGGAGAGLGGVKGASIAAQIQDFLKDMKLGGSGGTGIKYIGAGLAAGVGILGASIGGGIMVSRGLEAIGRNPFAKGRLQFNLYGSIIAFLAAAGLALAAAVFILK is encoded by the coding sequence TTGGCTACAGATCCAAATAGTTTTACTTTTGATGATTTTACTCAAGGTGGGGCCAAATTAGCTGGCGTACCATTTCAAGTTACTATCTATGCAAAAAATAGTGGTGGAACAACAGAGACTGGTTTCAATGGTCAAGCTTATTTGACAGATGACACAGGAACGATTGCTCCAACTGTAACTGGCAATTTTATTAATGGTGTATGGACTGGGAGTGTTTACATTACCAGCGCAGATGAAGATATCCAAATGTATGTTGACTATGGAAGTGCTAGTGGCACTTCTAATCAATTTACAGTTGGTCCGGATACAAGAATAAAGTTTATTACTATTGTAAGTGGAAGTAATCAAAGTGGCACAGTTTACTCACAGCTTGGTCAATCTCTTATTGCTAAAGTGACCGATCCTTTTGATAATCCAATTTCTGGAGTTGGGGTTAATTTTGCTATTACCAGTTATCCACCAAAATCAACAGGACAAGCTCTGACAAGCACTTCAGCAACAACAGCCGCTACTACTGGCAGAGCTAGTACTGCATTAACCTTGGGAAGAAAAGATGGGACATACGTAGTGACAGGTAGTATTACATCCGGAGCCAGTACACCGGTACAATTTTATGAAACTGCCATTGCTGGGCCGACTATTTCTTTATCTATTAATCCAACTTTGGCAGTGATGCCGCAAGGAAGTCAACTACCTTTCACTGTTAAGGGCTATGATCAATATCAAAATGAAAAAACTCTTTCGAGTGTTGCTTGGTCAGTAGTAAATAGTGGAGGAACCATTGATGGTGCTGGAGTTTTTACAGCTGGGGCAACTAATGGTAATTACATAAATACAGTTAAAGCAACAGCTGATAGTCGAACAGCTTACGCTTCCATTTCAGTTATTCCGGAAGATCAAGGCACTGGTTCTGGTAGTGGTAGTGGGAGCGGAACTGGTGAAGAAGGTACTGGTTCAACAGCTACTCCTAGTGCTACACCCACACCAACCCCAATTGAGATTTCTCAAGTGATTGTAGATCCGGATTTTATTTCAGCCCTGTCGGGAGCAACAATTCCGATTACTGCTACTGCAGTTGACTCAAGTGGTAGCGTAGTCACCGGAGTTGCTTATAGTTTTTCTATTAGCGGTGATTTAGGTACCCTGGTTCAACAAACACCAAATACAGTTTTGTTGACTGCATCAGAAACTGGAATTGGGACAGTAACAATTAGTGCTACTCAAGGAAATGTTACCAAGGTTGCTAAAATTGTTGGTAGTGTGGGTACTGGTATGAATAGGAGGTTGGTGATTGAGAATATTGCTAGTCCACAAAAAGTGGGTGAACCATTTACAATTTCTATTGCTGCTAAAAACTCACTCAATGAAATGGTAACCAATTACACTGGTCCTTTGGCGCTTGCTGATACAACTGGCACTATTGACCCAGCTACAGCTAGCCCTTCTGCTAGTGGTTTATGGTATGTCCAGGCCATTATTGGTTTAGCTTCTGACGAGGTAACAGTGACTGTGGCTGGAGATGGTATGGTGGGAGTAAGTAACATTTTTAGAGTTGAAGGAGAACCACGAATGGATCAGGTTGGTATTGGAGCTGGTGGAGCTGGCGCTGGGTTGGGAGGTGTAAAAGGAGCCTCTATTGCTGCTCAAATTCAGGATTTTTTGAAAGATATGAAATTAGGTGGTAGTGGAGGAACTGGTATCAAATATATTGGAGCAGGGTTGGCTGCTGGCGTAGGAATTTTGGGGGCCAGTATTGGAGGTGGAATTATGGTCAGTCGTGGTTTGGAAGCTATTGGGCGTAACCCCTTTGCCAAAGGACGGTTACAGTTTAATTTATATGGTAGCATTATTGCCTTTTTAGCAGCAGCGGGATTAGCTTTAGCGGCAGCTGTGTTTATTTTAAAATAA
- a CDS encoding F0F1 ATP synthase subunit delta, with product MSENNGVEKLAQKLLEQINTTSELKKISVALETLSQSKNFKSHANDVVNDKKLTDSLKKTQIIDLFSDFEIPLLQTFFRELLGDKEFWLFDSDKFDYFDEFVQKFQLLTEKVMVINVVAAVEVLPIDLTKMAKDLSKALDKQVIIHLQVDPKIMGGAKIRVGNLIFDYSLRSKFSQFERQWISQLEKTSEMVGE from the coding sequence ATGAGCGAAAATAATGGTGTCGAAAAGCTAGCTCAAAAACTATTAGAGCAAATTAATACCACCTCAGAGCTAAAGAAGATCTCAGTTGCTTTGGAGACATTATCCCAATCTAAAAACTTTAAAAGTCATGCTAATGATGTGGTCAATGATAAAAAACTGACCGATTCACTTAAAAAAACTCAAATCATAGATTTATTTTCTGATTTTGAAATCCCCTTACTACAAACCTTTTTCAGAGAACTTCTGGGAGATAAAGAATTTTGGCTTTTTGATAGTGATAAATTTGATTATTTTGATGAGTTTGTCCAAAAATTTCAACTACTAACTGAGAAGGTTATGGTTATTAATGTAGTAGCTGCAGTGGAAGTTTTGCCCATAGATCTTACTAAAATGGCTAAAGATCTCAGCAAAGCCTTGGATAAACAAGTTATTATTCATCTGCAAGTTGATCCTAAAATTATGGGGGGAGCTAAAATTAGAGTTGGTAATCTGATTTTTGACTACAGTTTGCGTTCCAAATTTTCCCAGTTTGAGCGACAATGGATTTCTCAGCTGGAAAAAACTTCGGAGATGGTAGGGGAGTAG
- a CDS encoding HAD hydrolase-like protein — MIKAVIFDFDDTLVKTRQCRYKALKFAGKHFYDLEITDEKLGKHWGEPFLTFAGNVFSHIEAPELIAKKYFSILHNFPTKAYGEANKLLDKLSGDYKLGVVTAISCKLLKHDAKQAGLNINKFDFIQGEEHSKVHKPNPEVFRPTLEFFSQFGISKNEMVYVGDGLCDWEAARDAGIRFIGVSLNSLRVFDEQKITIAKSLFEIPNLLLN; from the coding sequence ATGATTAAAGCCGTAATCTTTGATTTTGATGATACGCTAGTTAAAACTAGACAATGCCGTTATAAGGCTCTCAAGTTTGCCGGCAAGCATTTTTACGATTTGGAAATTACTGATGAAAAACTAGGTAAACATTGGGGAGAACCGTTTTTGACTTTTGCTGGCAATGTTTTTAGTCATATTGAAGCTCCAGAACTAATTGCTAAAAAATATTTTTCCATTTTGCATAATTTCCCCACCAAAGCCTATGGAGAAGCCAACAAACTCTTAGATAAACTTTCAGGAGATTATAAACTAGGCGTAGTAACTGCTATTTCCTGCAAACTTTTGAAGCATGATGCTAAACAAGCAGGCCTTAATATTAATAAATTTGATTTTATTCAAGGCGAAGAACACAGCAAAGTTCATAAACCAAACCCTGAAGTTTTCAGACCAACTTTAGAGTTTTTTAGTCAATTTGGAATTAGCAAAAATGAAATGGTGTATGTGGGTGATGGCCTTTGTGATTGGGAAGCTGCTCGTGATGCTGGGATCAGATTTATAGGAGTTTCTTTAAATAGTTTGAGGGTTTTTGATGAGCAAAAAATTACTATAGCTAAAAGCTTGTTTGAAATACCAAATTTGCTCCTTAACTAA
- a CDS encoding GIY-YIG nuclease family protein: protein MFYVYFVISSIDNSVYVGFTHDLITRIKQHNQGKTKSLKSKIPIKLIYYEAYLTKTLARKREIYIKKNQKAKEEVLKRLISK, encoded by the coding sequence ATGTTTTATGTTTATTTTGTAATAAGTAGTATTGATAACTCAGTTTACGTTGGTTTTACTCATGATTTAATAACTAGGATCAAACAACACAATCAAGGTAAAACTAAATCGCTAAAGTCTAAAATTCCCATAAAACTGATTTATTATGAAGCTTATTTGACAAAAACTTTAGCTAGAAAAAGAGAAATCTATATTAAGAAAAATCAAAAAGCTAAAGAAGAAGTACTGAAAAGATTAATAAGTAAATAA
- the greA gene encoding transcription elongation factor GreA: protein MVKQNNQVHMTKEGLEELQEELQQLKDIKLPQMIDRVAKARDFGDLSENAEYSTSKAELELMEGRVDELEDIIARAKVINSNGTSKKIGLGSKITVEINEKKHQFTLVGEWEADPTEKKISHDSPLGKALLGRGEGDKVEVEAPAGKVLYHIVKIH from the coding sequence ATGGTAAAGCAAAACAACCAGGTCCACATGACCAAAGAAGGCTTGGAAGAGTTACAAGAAGAATTGCAACAACTTAAAGATATCAAACTTCCTCAGATGATTGATCGAGTAGCTAAAGCTCGTGACTTTGGGGATTTGTCAGAAAACGCTGAATACAGTACTTCTAAAGCCGAGCTGGAGCTGATGGAAGGACGAGTTGATGAGCTCGAAGATATTATTGCCAGAGCCAAAGTGATTAATAGCAATGGGACGAGCAAAAAGATTGGTTTAGGAAGTAAAATAACCGTTGAAATCAACGAAAAGAAACATCAATTCACTTTAGTAGGTGAGTGGGAAGCTGATCCGACTGAAAAGAAAATTTCTCATGACTCACCACTTGGTAAAGCTTTATTGGGTCGAGGTGAAGGTGATAAAGTTGAGGTTGAAGCACCCGCCGGTAAGGTTTTATATCATATTGTTAAAATTCATTAA
- the lysS gene encoding lysine--tRNA ligase, with product MAQPFDQLREVRLKKLQDLQQSGINPYPAQADREQTVSQALTMMDQEVIIAGRIRSIRGHGNLSFLDIEDQSGKMQAMIRKDLVSEVVFNLAKKLDIGDFISCSGKVFKTQSGELTIEVHDLQILSKALRPLPDTWYGLKDVEERYRKRYLDMILNPEVRQKIIIRTQVIQKLREFLIKEGFIEVETPILEVTASGALAKPFTTHINAYDMDLYLRICMGELWQKKLIIAGFEKTFEIGRAFRNEGVDREHNPEFTMLEYYWGYADYQKNMDMQEQLIGYVVKEVTGDYKIQTEHGEIDFTPPYPRKRFRDLILEYTQVDIDAYQNLEDLQKVLAEHGLEVDKAWGRGHLVDEFYKAQVRPKLIQPVFLTHHPKDLKPLAKEDPEYLGYTQSFQLLASGFEISNNYSELNDPIDQAQRFAKQSELEAGGDDETMSADDEFVEALEYGMPPTSGTGIGIDRFVALLTNSHHIREVIAFPLMKPQQENSKALANSKEI from the coding sequence ATGGCACAACCATTTGACCAGCTTCGAGAAGTTCGTCTTAAAAAACTACAAGATTTACAGCAATCAGGAATAAACCCATATCCGGCTCAAGCTGATAGAGAACAAACTGTATCTCAAGCTTTGACTATGATGGATCAGGAGGTCATTATTGCTGGCCGAATCCGTTCAATCAGAGGTCATGGCAATTTATCTTTTTTAGATATTGAAGATCAAAGTGGCAAAATGCAGGCCATGATTCGTAAAGATTTAGTTTCCGAGGTTGTGTTTAATTTGGCTAAAAAGCTCGATATTGGAGATTTTATTAGCTGTAGTGGTAAAGTATTTAAAACCCAAAGTGGTGAGTTGACCATTGAAGTTCATGATTTACAAATCCTGTCTAAAGCTCTGCGGCCTTTACCGGATACTTGGTACGGACTTAAAGATGTGGAGGAACGTTATCGCAAACGCTATTTGGACATGATTTTAAATCCAGAAGTCCGGCAAAAAATTATCATCAGAACTCAAGTCATCCAAAAACTGCGGGAATTTTTGATCAAAGAAGGCTTTATTGAAGTGGAAACGCCTATTTTGGAAGTGACTGCTTCTGGAGCTTTAGCTAAACCTTTTACCACTCATATTAATGCCTATGATATGGATCTCTATTTGCGGATTTGTATGGGCGAGCTGTGGCAAAAGAAACTGATTATTGCTGGTTTTGAAAAGACGTTTGAAATCGGCCGGGCGTTTCGTAACGAAGGAGTAGATCGAGAACACAATCCTGAGTTTACTATGTTGGAGTACTATTGGGGTTATGCTGATTATCAGAAAAATATGGATATGCAGGAGCAACTGATAGGTTATGTAGTTAAAGAAGTTACCGGTGACTATAAAATTCAAACTGAGCATGGAGAAATAGATTTTACACCACCATATCCTAGAAAACGGTTTCGAGATCTGATCCTAGAATACACGCAAGTAGATATTGATGCGTATCAAAATTTGGAAGATTTGCAAAAAGTACTGGCAGAACATGGTTTGGAAGTTGATAAAGCGTGGGGAAGAGGACATTTGGTTGATGAATTTTATAAAGCCCAGGTGCGACCCAAGCTTATTCAACCAGTGTTTCTAACCCATCATCCTAAAGATCTGAAACCTTTAGCTAAAGAAGATCCTGAGTATCTAGGCTATACCCAAAGTTTTCAGCTTTTAGCTAGTGGTTTTGAAATCTCCAATAATTATTCAGAGCTCAACGATCCTATTGATCAAGCGCAGCGTTTTGCCAAACAGTCCGAATTGGAAGCTGGAGGTGATGATGAAACCATGTCAGCTGATGATGAATTTGTGGAAGCTTTAGAATACGGGATGCCACCAACTTCCGGAACCGGAATTGGTATTGATCGCTTTGTAGCGCTTTTAACTAATTCTCATCATATCCGGGAAGTTATTGCTTTTCCGCTGATGAAACCGCAGCAAGAGAATAGTAAAGCATTGGCAAATAGTAAAGAGATTTAG
- the secF gene encoding protein translocase subunit SecF, producing the protein MKYYWVYFIFSSIFIVPGIYSLLNWGLKPSIDFTGGTVLQLQVNSQKPIQKSVIEAAAKKENIEILELNQSTNNTFTLRAKEFNQSKNTLLQEKIASAAGATVTEKQFETLGPILGSETLNKTMAAIGLAVIVILLFVWKQFNDKKYGICAILAMLHDTLVVFGIFSLLGHFKGVEIDTLFMTAVLTILSFSVHDTIVVYDRIRESLRKYSGIPYETIVNKAVNETLGRSVNNSMTIIFMLLALYLLGGETIKWFVFALLIGTISGTYSSTFTAAPLLVLWEKMFKRSRH; encoded by the coding sequence ATGAAATACTACTGGGTATACTTTATTTTTTCGAGTATTTTTATTGTGCCTGGTATCTATTCATTATTAAATTGGGGACTCAAACCTTCGATTGATTTTACCGGCGGTACAGTCTTACAACTACAGGTTAATAGTCAAAAACCTATCCAAAAATCAGTTATTGAAGCTGCAGCTAAAAAAGAAAACATTGAAATTTTAGAGCTAAATCAAAGCACTAATAACACATTCACCCTTCGAGCTAAAGAGTTTAATCAAAGTAAAAATACCTTACTTCAAGAAAAAATTGCCAGCGCTGCTGGAGCAACCGTTACCGAAAAACAGTTTGAAACCTTAGGGCCAATTTTGGGCAGTGAAACTCTCAATAAAACTATGGCTGCCATTGGTTTAGCTGTGATAGTGATTTTACTGTTTGTCTGGAAACAGTTTAATGATAAAAAATATGGCATTTGCGCCATTTTAGCTATGCTCCACGATACCCTAGTAGTCTTTGGTATCTTCTCCCTTTTAGGTCACTTTAAAGGTGTAGAAATTGACACACTTTTCATGACTGCGGTTTTAACCATTTTGTCGTTTTCGGTCCATGACACAATTGTAGTTTATGACCGGATCAGAGAATCATTACGTAAATATAGTGGCATACCCTATGAAACCATTGTCAATAAAGCCGTGAATGAAACACTAGGTCGCTCGGTCAACAACTCTATGACCATTATTTTTATGCTGTTGGCTTTGTATTTATTAGGCGGAGAAACGATTAAATGGTTTGTTTTTGCTTTGCTAATCGGCACCATTTCTGGAACGTACTCTTCAACCTTTACTGCCGCACCCTTACTGGTTTTGTGGGAGAAGATGTTTAAGAGAAGTAGGCATTAG